The Plasmodium malariae genome assembly, chromosome: 3 genome window below encodes:
- the PmUG01_03032600 gene encoding fam-l protein, which translates to MERKIKSFLLIEIAAFILLTWICHFNNDMSIFNKCFNKNNVDRKKHTRSYRLLGKHKQERRSPIIWIKEEIPINEVNEKEDISNSEKGSRRKIKQSDECSLHNMEEQQQYNKHKSIFETKSHFSYLEKKIFRELDYKDHRKHNRTISNKVYKKLIRKNYIIRSTLLLLFIFLVLMVPIADISLRYLVDKGGLLKALGLFHANAGTLGTFVSTGGLLMDG; encoded by the exons atggaACGAAAAATTAAGTCATTCTTACTCATTGAAATTGCTGCGTTTATCCTTTTAACTTGGATATGCCATTTTAACAATGATATG AGTATCtttaataaatgttttaataagAACAATGTTGACAGAAAAAAACATACAAGGTCTTACAGATTATTAGGAAAGCATAAACAAGAAAGGCGTTCACCCATTATATggataaaagaagaaataccAATTAATGAAGTGaatgaaaaagaagatatatcTAATAGTGAAAAAGGAAGCAGAAGGAAAATCAAACAATCAGATGAATGTTCATTACATAATATGGAAGAACAacaacaatataataaacataaatctatatttgaaacaaaaagtcatttttcttatcttgaaaaaaaaatattcagaGAACTTGATTATAAAGATCACCGTAAACATAACAGAACAATTAGTAATAAggtttacaaaaaattaatacgtaaaaattacataatacGATCAACGTTGTTGTTGTTATTCATCTTTTTAGTATTAATGGTACCTATAGCAGATATATCATTAAGATACTTGGTGGATAAGGGGGGTTTATTGAAAGCTTTAGGGTTGTTTCATGCAAATGCAGGTACGTTAGGAACTTTTGTTAGTACTGGAGGTTTGTTAATGGATGGTTAG
- the PmUG01_03032500 gene encoding Plasmodium exported protein, unknown function produces MEQKINLQYFIKIVTFIFLTRINYFYTDVNTFDKFLNKWNNFNRILYTKNYRTLANYGDEIYSSISGSEKRIPYCVKKKNERRFIINNEKWNKKKSEHSYKSSLINKLGTKKPIKYNKIFNTTHYHIEKSFLNALDKMCFLKKIRITNDDTYRKLKRKKYGLRFSLLLIFFLLVLMIPILDLSFTYLVDKKGLLGILGLLSVNVTQGSSGRGWIERGKVSGVIASWLNLGKHHITTIVTTTTILLYCMPFVVSGVTLILAIIYYYKNVIKHKKIKYMKVFN; encoded by the exons atggaacaaaaaattaatttacaatattttattaaaattgttacATTCATCTTTTTAACTCggataaattatttttacactGATGtg AATACATTTGACAAGTTTTTGAATAAATGGAACAATTTCaatagaatattatatacaaaaaattatcgAACTCTAGCAAACTATGGAGATGAAATATATTCTAGTATTAGTGGATCAGAGAAAAGGATACCATATtgtgttaaaaaaaagaatgaaaggaggtttatcattaataatgaaaaatggaacaaaaaaaaaagtgaacaTTCATATAAGAGctctttaattaataaactaGGAACTAAGAAacctataaaatataataagataTTTAATACAACACATTACCATATAGAAAAAAGTTTTCTGAATGCGCTTGATAAAATGTGCTTTTTGAAAAAGATCAGGATAACTAATGATGATACTTACAGAAAAttaaaacgtaaaaaatatggattacgattttctttacttttaatatttttcttgttgGTATTAATGATACCCATATTAGATTTATCATTCACGTATTTGGTAGATAAGAAAGGGTTATTGGGAATTTTAGGGCTGTTATCGGTAAATGTGACTCAGGGAAGTAGTGGAAGGGGGTGGATTGAAAGAGGTAAGGTATCAGGAGTGATAGCATCATGGTTAAATCTAGGAAAACATCACATCACTACAATAGTAACAACAACAACTATTCTATTGTACTGTATGCCTTTCGTCGTATCAGGTGTCACACTTATATTAGCGattatttattactataaaaatgttataaaacataaaaaaattaaatatatgaaagtgtttaattaa
- the PmUG01_03032700 gene encoding Plasmodium exported protein, unknown function, translating to MCTKVENIKFLIFIKIFISSFLIWICQYYNGVSICSSSIEKKYSIDGNSCLTVNRLLSGSSLVVKSTGDTSSDVSNTKLMDEIKDIYENSKGTKPRRKKVEEILLKSKGRNRLPKRKQNILNRMDTVFEEKIFNYLSTIHIIKDNLEVIKKTERKMVNRKMDLGISSPYLIFLTGLALFIILVAVVSNYATGDIRPIIENALNVVQQVLLVVLTLMMALIILCIIYVSIKTAKYEKINAKNCKICYNIVKSFGKKCI from the exons atgtgTACAAAAgtggaaaatattaaattcctcatatttattaaaatatttatatcttcttttttaatttggatATGCCAATATTACAATGGTGTG tCTATCTGTAGTAGTTcaatagaaaaaaagtattcaATAGATGGAAATTCATGTTTAACAGTTAATAGACTGTTATCAGGGAGTTCGTTGGTTGTAAAATCAACTGGAGATACATCAAGTGATGTGAGTAACACTAAATTAATGgatgaaataaaagatatatatgaaaatagcAAAGGTACTAAAccaagaagaaaaaaagttgaggaaattttgttaaaatcaAAGGGAAGAAATAGGTTACCTAagagaaaacaaaatattcttaatagAATGGATACAGTTTTTGAAGAAAAGATATTCAATTATTTAAGTaccatacatataattaaagaTAACTTGGAAGTTATTAAAAAGACTGAAAGAAAAATGGTAAATAGAAAGATGGATTTAGGAATTTCGTCaccttatttaatttttttgacaGGATTAGctctttttataatacttGTTGCAGTAGTTTCCAATTACGCTACAGGAGATATAAGACCAATTATAGAAAATGCATTAAATGTAGTACAACAAGTATTGTTAGTAGTTTTAACATTAATGATGGCTTTAATTATcctatgtattatttatgtcTCTATAAAAACTgcaaaatacgaaaaaataaatgcaaaaaattgcaaaatttgttataatattgttaaatCCTTTGGTAAGAAAtgcatttaa
- the PmUG01_03032800 gene encoding fam-m protein, whose protein sequence is MILGKYIKDQKIKLFFFTKIFTFNFLMWIFLFTSYASKINKTLDGIYNVDSKLVERAYRLLGKHKQKKRSNTVWIKEELPNNEAFEKKDISNHDDVAIRKKKQLKESSLDKSKLYTEVIDYDSGMFDGKHYHYEKKWINKKDYDNILKRKRRINFMTLSKMKYKGYGLVVAMFFFLIFFGIGFPIVEFSGIMKTIRDSLFSETWWSPMKTFGNKLASLLTDFILDNIFILSYVVSIVMIAIVIVILVPRILRNNEKYKKIKLTKE, encoded by the exons ATGATAttaggaaaatatattaaggaccaaaaaattaaattatttttctttactaaaatttttacctttaattttttaatgtggATATTCCTTTTTACTAGTTATGCA agtaaaataaataaaactttGGATGGGATATACAATGTTGATAGCAAATTAGTTGAAAGAGCTTACCGATTATTAGGAAAACATAAACAGAAAAAACGTTCAAATACTGTATGGATAAAAGAAGAGCTTCCAAATAATGAAGCGTTCgagaaaaaagatatatccAATCATGATGATGTGGCtataaggaaaaagaaacaatTGAAAGAAAGTTCATTAGATAAATCAAAACTCTATACAGAAGTTATAGATTATGATAGTGGAATGTTCGATGGGAAGCATTatcattatgaaaaaaaatggattaacAAAAAGGATTATgataatatacttaaaagaaaaaggagaatTAACTTTATGACTTtaagtaaaatgaaatataaggGGTATGGATTAGTGGTTgccatgtttttttttttaatttttttcggAATAGGATTTCCTATAGTGGAATTTTCAGGGATCATGAAAACTATTAGAGATAGCTTGTTCAGTGAAACATGGTGGTCACCTATGAAAACCTTTGGAAATAAATTGGCATCATTACTTACAGACTTTATAttagataatatttttatattatcatatgtGGTATCTATCGTTATGATAGCAATCGTGATTGTAATACTCGTCCCTAGGAtcttaagaaataatgaaaaatacaaaaaaattaagttgacgaaagaataa